A genomic window from Micromonospora violae includes:
- a CDS encoding RecQ family ATP-dependent DNA helicase: MGHGIDWSQLPQGVVECLPDLRVELGVLALLQDPTRPSVRLPELCGALGLPPGDGDALSEARSTADALRAILEQVDGGDPSWQLARACLAAAGSAVANLLPDGPLPERVRDGVRCAQDPLLQPLDDGYRSAGEAVRNVFRQLTDRGYASRPSQHEMSQAVAQVLDHGGLLAVEAPTGTGKSLAYLTPAAGRASGERRPVVVATATKLLQQQLRRDVSRLREQGLFSAPLRQIFGVANYICPREIGAALDESGDEADPEHWLAVAVAIRGLAVSETGVWDDISDTELGLRPAYRATRDTLRTDARSCERQQCAWLASCPLFQRLAGLQERPGVLAVNHALIATWAQLAQQGVRSPGDVLAEGASDLVFDEAHDLEDSLTNAWTEAAGRRALLGLAAALDGRTGLDRQLRRLRATGSDLGSGRQLPAIARQLRRDCESLTTAVLRYLHEYGGAARSTVPNSGVVHGRIEYRQLVEQVRHSVRLLGDLAGELAAVETAARARLAETDGTSHPLLRSVVSRLLGLTHSATDLAQVLGRLRDLPDEHLWVYRLSAEVPTGDPSVAGADVQPDWTFECIPIDVGPAFVGAVVRPARSVTLTSATLTTGGTFDYVAARLGIRVEPGSSAPGVFDGRQLRSPFDYAAQSAVVLTSHLPVPVPTQEREFVEEFARDQVGLLSLTGGRSMTLFAARRRMEAVAQLVRQHDDALADRNVRLLVQGEAGRTEIAEQFRTDPGSVVYGLRSYWQGFDAPGDTLSYLVIEKPPYPHPDDAVVGARIRAIADRGGDPFLDYVVPKTAVLLAQGFGRLIRSETDRGVALIADRRMQSPSSANRLLLSTLPGPGVHHAADRDDAWRYALRFVTGEEPDLSAALALAGNEVDEIVQRLRLVPGEDPEAKLREGARLLFGVQELRETQLQLMLAHLAGTDTVGVLPTGTGKSLCFQLPALLRAQDRATVVVSPLIALIKDQVDDLRGLRGLRGVHGITGSTPATVRTEILRDLAAGKVRLLYVSPERLVRDPVLRVALERQDLAGLVVDEAHCVSAWGHDFRPEFRQVSRAVAHLDRAPRMALTATATPPVVQDIIGTLELRQPVTVSRPSDRPNLRFQVTKVADERQRARELLRIATAMGSTPGIIYTSRRAAAEEVAALLRRAGLAARHYHAGMVPEQREAVQDDFLAGTTQIIVATKAFGMGVNKPDVGWVVHYDLPESLDAYVQEAGRAARTPQLRGECVLLYSGGDIARRRAQVADGTNVDRYAQAQRVLRLLGEQRRRGGDVVFDQEELAEAAGVDPDELNVLLGWLERAGAVEQLPDCSSRGTVHVGLREPADQQQRRRFREMSVLLRMRPQVGSRIDFDRLEQEHGIDPDELERDLVAWSLDRWVTFSSSQRYRRLRLRARQVDAELLGREVRRWSAWQREQLDAVISYVGQPGCRRAAIVSYFGFPAYTCGEHREACDSCGGRPTWHDLPASAVPDPEHLVNVDLTVLQAVAWASTLQTGRYGAVGLKAAVLGAEVLAGGRAIGAGLRRCPQFGALRHVRAADRRWDEAAARLVAEGLLARDEVSRDNRNYLSLAITDAGRERLGGRRG, from the coding sequence GTGGGCCACGGCATCGACTGGTCGCAGTTGCCGCAGGGCGTCGTCGAATGCCTGCCGGATCTGAGGGTCGAGCTCGGCGTGCTCGCGCTGCTCCAGGACCCCACCCGACCCAGCGTCCGGCTTCCCGAGTTGTGCGGGGCGCTGGGCTTGCCGCCGGGCGACGGTGACGCCCTCAGCGAGGCACGGTCAACGGCGGACGCTCTGCGCGCGATCCTCGAACAGGTCGACGGGGGAGACCCCTCCTGGCAGCTCGCCCGGGCATGTCTCGCCGCGGCGGGCTCCGCGGTGGCCAACCTACTGCCGGACGGCCCACTGCCCGAGCGCGTCCGCGACGGCGTGCGGTGTGCCCAGGATCCGCTGCTGCAACCGTTGGACGATGGATACCGGTCAGCGGGCGAAGCGGTTCGTAACGTATTCAGGCAGCTCACCGACCGTGGCTACGCCTCGCGGCCGTCCCAGCACGAGATGTCGCAGGCGGTCGCCCAGGTTCTCGACCACGGCGGGCTGCTCGCCGTCGAGGCACCCACTGGCACCGGGAAGTCCCTCGCGTACCTGACGCCGGCCGCCGGCCGCGCCAGCGGTGAGCGTCGGCCCGTTGTGGTGGCCACCGCGACGAAGCTCCTGCAGCAGCAGCTGCGCCGTGACGTATCCCGACTGAGGGAGCAGGGGCTCTTCTCCGCTCCGCTACGCCAGATCTTCGGCGTCGCCAACTACATCTGCCCCCGGGAAATTGGCGCGGCGCTCGACGAATCGGGCGACGAGGCAGACCCGGAGCACTGGCTGGCGGTGGCGGTAGCCATCCGGGGCCTCGCGGTCAGCGAAACCGGCGTGTGGGATGACATTTCCGACACCGAGCTGGGCCTCCGGCCGGCCTACCGGGCGACGCGCGACACGCTACGAACGGACGCCCGCTCCTGCGAACGGCAACAGTGCGCCTGGCTTGCGAGCTGTCCGCTGTTCCAGCGGCTCGCCGGGTTGCAGGAACGCCCCGGTGTGCTGGCCGTCAACCACGCGCTGATCGCCACCTGGGCGCAGCTCGCCCAGCAGGGCGTGCGGAGCCCCGGTGATGTGCTCGCGGAGGGCGCCAGTGACCTGGTGTTCGACGAAGCTCACGACCTTGAGGATTCACTGACGAACGCGTGGACCGAGGCCGCCGGGCGGCGGGCACTGCTCGGGTTGGCCGCGGCGCTGGACGGGCGAACCGGACTCGACCGGCAGCTACGCCGCCTGCGCGCAACCGGTAGCGATCTGGGCAGCGGACGTCAGCTACCGGCGATCGCCCGGCAACTGCGCCGCGACTGCGAAAGCCTCACCACCGCCGTGCTGCGCTACCTGCACGAGTACGGCGGCGCGGCTCGCTCGACGGTGCCCAACAGCGGTGTCGTGCACGGCCGCATCGAATACCGGCAGCTCGTCGAGCAGGTCCGTCACTCCGTTCGCCTGCTGGGGGACCTGGCCGGCGAACTGGCCGCAGTGGAAACTGCGGCTCGCGCGCGCCTCGCGGAGACGGACGGTACCTCACATCCGCTGCTCCGCAGCGTGGTGTCCCGCCTCCTCGGGTTGACCCACTCCGCCACCGACCTCGCGCAGGTACTGGGGCGGCTGCGAGATCTGCCCGACGAACATCTTTGGGTGTACCGGCTCTCCGCCGAGGTCCCCACTGGCGACCCGTCGGTGGCGGGTGCCGACGTCCAGCCCGACTGGACGTTCGAGTGCATTCCCATCGATGTGGGTCCTGCCTTCGTTGGTGCGGTCGTGCGTCCGGCGCGAAGCGTGACCCTGACCAGCGCCACCCTGACAACCGGCGGCACCTTCGACTACGTCGCCGCTCGCCTGGGCATCCGCGTGGAGCCGGGCAGCAGCGCACCCGGCGTGTTCGACGGGCGTCAGCTGCGTAGCCCCTTCGACTACGCGGCGCAGTCCGCGGTGGTGCTGACCAGTCACCTCCCGGTTCCCGTGCCGACGCAGGAGCGGGAGTTCGTGGAGGAGTTCGCCCGCGACCAGGTGGGACTGCTGTCGCTGACCGGCGGCAGATCCATGACGTTGTTCGCCGCCCGGCGACGGATGGAAGCGGTGGCGCAGCTGGTGCGACAGCACGATGACGCCCTCGCCGATCGGAATGTGCGGTTACTGGTCCAGGGTGAGGCTGGCCGAACCGAGATCGCCGAGCAGTTCCGGACCGACCCCGGCAGTGTGGTGTACGGGCTGCGTTCCTACTGGCAGGGGTTCGACGCACCCGGGGACACCCTGAGCTACCTGGTCATCGAGAAACCGCCCTATCCGCACCCCGACGACGCCGTGGTCGGCGCTCGAATCCGCGCCATCGCCGACCGCGGCGGAGACCCCTTCCTCGATTATGTGGTGCCCAAGACGGCGGTGCTGCTGGCCCAGGGCTTCGGCCGGTTGATCCGCAGTGAAACCGACCGCGGCGTCGCGCTGATCGCCGATCGGCGCATGCAGTCCCCGAGCAGCGCGAACCGGCTGCTGTTGTCGACGCTGCCGGGGCCGGGGGTGCATCACGCCGCCGATCGGGACGACGCCTGGCGCTACGCGCTGCGCTTCGTCACCGGCGAGGAGCCGGATCTGAGCGCGGCGTTGGCCTTGGCGGGCAATGAGGTGGACGAGATTGTGCAGCGGCTGCGGCTGGTGCCCGGGGAGGACCCGGAGGCAAAGCTGCGCGAAGGTGCCCGGCTGCTGTTCGGGGTGCAGGAGTTGCGGGAGACCCAGCTGCAGCTGATGCTCGCGCACCTTGCCGGCACCGACACCGTCGGAGTCCTGCCCACCGGCACCGGCAAGTCGCTCTGTTTCCAACTGCCAGCCCTGCTCCGCGCGCAAGACCGCGCGACGGTCGTCGTCAGCCCCCTCATCGCGCTCATCAAGGACCAGGTGGACGACCTGCGCGGACTTCGCGGCCTGCGCGGTGTGCACGGCATCACCGGCAGCACCCCGGCCACCGTGCGCACCGAGATCCTGCGGGATCTGGCCGCCGGCAAGGTACGGCTGCTGTATGTGTCGCCGGAGCGGCTGGTCCGGGATCCGGTGCTGCGGGTGGCGCTGGAACGCCAGGACCTCGCCGGCCTCGTGGTCGACGAGGCACACTGCGTCAGCGCCTGGGGGCACGACTTCCGGCCCGAGTTCCGACAGGTGTCGCGGGCTGTGGCCCACCTCGACCGGGCGCCACGCATGGCGCTGACCGCGACCGCGACCCCGCCAGTGGTACAGGACATCATCGGCACTCTGGAACTGCGTCAGCCGGTGACGGTCAGTCGGCCGTCCGACCGTCCGAATCTCCGGTTCCAGGTCACCAAGGTTGCCGACGAGCGGCAACGCGCCCGGGAACTGCTCCGCATCGCCACCGCGATGGGTTCCACGCCGGGCATCATCTACACATCGAGGCGGGCCGCCGCCGAGGAGGTCGCCGCTCTGCTGCGACGGGCGGGGCTGGCCGCTCGCCACTATCACGCCGGCATGGTGCCCGAGCAGCGTGAGGCGGTCCAGGACGACTTCCTCGCCGGCACAACGCAGATCATCGTGGCGACCAAGGCCTTCGGCATGGGCGTCAACAAGCCCGACGTCGGCTGGGTGGTGCACTACGACCTGCCGGAGTCGTTGGACGCGTACGTGCAGGAGGCCGGGCGCGCCGCGCGCACGCCGCAGCTGCGTGGTGAGTGCGTGCTGCTGTACAGCGGCGGGGACATCGCCCGCCGGCGCGCGCAGGTGGCTGATGGCACGAACGTCGACCGGTACGCGCAGGCGCAGCGGGTGCTGCGCCTCCTCGGCGAGCAGCGCAGGCGCGGCGGCGACGTGGTGTTCGACCAGGAGGAGTTGGCCGAGGCCGCCGGCGTCGATCCGGACGAACTCAACGTGCTGCTGGGCTGGTTGGAGCGCGCCGGCGCGGTGGAGCAACTTCCGGACTGCTCGTCGCGCGGCACGGTGCATGTCGGCCTTCGGGAACCAGCGGACCAGCAGCAGCGGCGGCGGTTTCGGGAAATGTCGGTGCTGCTGCGCATGCGCCCGCAGGTCGGCAGCCGGATCGACTTCGACCGGCTCGAACAGGAGCACGGCATCGACCCCGATGAGCTGGAGCGCGATCTGGTCGCGTGGTCCCTCGACCGGTGGGTCACCTTCTCGTCGTCGCAGCGGTACCGCCGGCTGCGGCTGCGTGCCCGGCAGGTCGACGCGGAGCTGTTGGGGCGGGAGGTTCGACGGTGGAGCGCCTGGCAGCGCGAGCAACTCGACGCGGTCATCTCCTACGTCGGGCAGCCAGGGTGCCGCCGTGCCGCCATCGTCAGCTACTTCGGCTTTCCCGCCTATACCTGCGGCGAGCATCGGGAGGCGTGCGATTCGTGCGGCGGTAGACCGACGTGGCATGACCTTCCCGCCTCGGCGGTCCCAGACCCGGAACACCTGGTCAATGTGGATCTGACGGTCCTGCAGGCGGTGGCCTGGGCGTCAACGTTGCAGACCGGTCGCTACGGGGCGGTCGGCCTCAAAGCGGCCGTACTGGGAGCGGAAGTGCTGGCCGGCGGCCGTGCCATCGGTGCTGGCCTCCGTCGCTGTCCGCAGTTCGGCGCACTGCGGCACGTACGCGCGGCGGATCGGCGCTGGGACGAGGCAGCCGCCCGTCTTGTCGCCGAAGGCCTGCTCGCGCGTGACGAGGTCAGCCGGGACAACAGGAATTACCTGAGCCTGGCGATAACGGATGCTGGGCGGGAACGGTTGGGGGGCCGTCGTGGGTGA
- a CDS encoding SNF2-related protein gives MGELVSVERVITAQLLEEGMISLGPMEQARIRLPTHSADLTLVADGESLPVAWIAGRRCLHSEALADYLQDTARVGGLLRLERRGGDALRLIVSAPGARLSSAPRLPGVAITGPRTPTASGAAARSAGPAQRRASTGGRYRLRQRDEYGWQGKIGFLKSARKHVIGALKSRGWDPAEAVEMRLAGERLATLDQFDELLAVDAAHIEHMPHQEAAARTVLARMGGRGILADEVGLGKTVEAGLVIKELMLRGLAQRILIICPAPLRDQWRDELRDKFDEDFAVVASGQDTKAFEQDRVIMTLQLVLRNAERLGRRFDLVVVDEAHRLSGAGAKRTREVVGEVVAAAPRALFLSATPVQNNLLELYRLVELLRPGTFESESDFAYRFVDRGDPRRPVNAVELRKLISSVVVRTTRQQAGVDRVHRMPPQDHGVVLTPPERQLYDLLLHTLRHRMTGPADTMRRRQLALRLTASPQAVSRSALRMAEREPDRQLQQVLSEIGHLAGDIRHTSREQTALNVVERWLDEHGRVLLFTQHTDTLTGILRLLDGAGISAAPFHGGMTHAARSSSVADFRAGRARVLVSTDAGAEGQNLQVSNCVLNYDLPWNPMRVEQRIGRVHRLTQTRDVHIANLFARNTLDEAVYRLLHDKLAMFELLFGQVVTVLGELEGTQDASMESRVLDALYAKSDATMQHRLDELGVQLEDARSRAMTMMTADAGLSDWLAQRKEERRERAAQPEARELLPQQSNRPRRRQQDLQQFVSRFLTSAGATLTQPAEGLIVATLPEDLASAMGDRRELFLAFTNAALDHHPEAQLCVVGSELFDELLEVLRERGDLAGTVAAIPDLHQKPVLAHSLDVQLVKRHAEPVDEWAARATYRVQEGATSGNQQLVTVSVGPAVDLSQGRVALPDGALMPSTLSEKAVLDVVDREAAVQLEQNLRKAREAEQHRQQQAQQALVANLEAQLASVQNNWQKRRNTEAYIELWERERQLTRAIEAARRPASERVDAELRAELLALEMHGSGELVVVERWEHRGGVVREVRYPWTGDLARHGLTCEATGKPLKTLSLCGSGHVIDQSALSACQTCETAWCEACGPDRAVRACRGCGRAACATCRADGPLCSGCARPERAPELDADWEIGWRLGGRAHLLVGERHAVLVNADGERHTLVPAPDVKEPARTRVRALAHRLGLPAGAGLTAAAPQVAPADLTVGSVWATVSSSAWWTWQPDNGATIDPDLVETLPEIAGPPVTAENEAGFGALLPDLRRRHPAPPAPAVAVMPFAIVRRVDIHDGQFVYREMWHDGDRAPQLARADREPLVASQHEAAPFCRPVAETVVGPVSVEVDALHRSYLCLLTDGSVSRTVFVPGLPGATVQAEEHLARAVHAAGLPANRVVVRHPWTAPPAAGLRYSAAAPGVVVKRKVETLRRLMEATTGEPETGFLFSDKTRGEFATASPTDDEALRTVLNALTEPATSVSVGDCITVDENWRSPHGNAVRRYVIAPAPPLATGLRNERTLINPGETIAATLADGHRALGAVYVDSGGHLVDQEQVAGCPVCARAYGPCCGESGAIAGCSSCDRAACGSCRSNDPSTVVESRCERCGDHSCGECSRRLPVHACHLCGRDVCRSCAPGPVCGTCRQLASARREQIAALPSDLCADGLTVLIGEDDGGVVAVLHGATRTEIAVISSSTVQRWETLASDEENLLRVRLGVARLAGNGDVALRAIAGENPALDADWLVLARSHSTTFHWQVDGAEGRQAGSAAELSHLLSTGDLNDDLVAAFDEALHAHSALPVPAPVPAPAARRQAVQRLTAKLNVPKPRAVAHACRQHTDVTLALTPNGLTRRRADGGAVHEERADWHAPDNVPAWAGSGWHPEPEIVAAAVLDDWTAVVAAVGGHALLGLKQDGATPIWHQLSDGSEADLSRAALGRELLGERALVSVVAHTPKEQIHGPVITQGRLLARRTTPRVTRQPAQPRQPAVLAPAAAVAAIIPHTRPSAPLGATGLPQKIARALRARVVAHLAAEVDVTVGLAVEEHWSLPTGATITVVYEVPAGQTVGYLVDAATGEPLQEAAACRRHHLAKRLEVCSTCLTATCAACTDAVRPCALCRGRLCGSCPATPDGRCPACRDLKKAGLLERRKLGVSLRGAAWHSEATHARIIVRRDKEQWTLERWDKDGQWADTLKGEALPAVMRMLGEGE, from the coding sequence GTGGGTGAACTGGTCAGTGTGGAGCGCGTCATCACGGCACAGCTCCTCGAGGAGGGCATGATCTCCCTTGGGCCGATGGAACAGGCCCGGATCAGGCTGCCCACCCACTCCGCCGATCTCACTCTCGTGGCCGACGGCGAGTCGCTCCCGGTCGCCTGGATCGCCGGTCGGCGCTGCTTGCACAGTGAGGCGCTCGCCGACTACCTGCAGGACACCGCCCGGGTAGGGGGCCTGCTGCGGTTGGAGCGCCGCGGCGGCGACGCGTTGCGGTTGATCGTCTCCGCGCCGGGAGCACGGCTGTCGTCCGCTCCCCGGCTGCCGGGCGTGGCGATCACCGGCCCCCGCACCCCCACCGCGAGCGGCGCGGCCGCACGCTCTGCCGGGCCGGCGCAACGGCGAGCCAGCACCGGCGGTCGCTATCGCCTGCGCCAGCGTGACGAGTACGGCTGGCAAGGAAAGATCGGCTTTCTGAAGAGTGCCCGCAAGCATGTCATCGGTGCGCTGAAGAGCCGCGGCTGGGACCCGGCCGAGGCGGTGGAGATGCGGCTGGCGGGGGAGCGCCTGGCGACCCTGGACCAATTCGACGAACTGCTGGCTGTCGACGCGGCGCACATTGAGCACATGCCGCACCAGGAGGCGGCGGCCCGGACGGTGCTGGCGCGGATGGGCGGTCGAGGCATCCTCGCCGATGAGGTCGGCCTGGGCAAGACCGTCGAAGCAGGCCTGGTGATCAAGGAACTGATGCTGCGCGGTCTTGCGCAACGGATCCTCATCATCTGCCCCGCCCCGCTGCGCGACCAGTGGCGCGACGAGCTGCGTGACAAGTTCGACGAGGACTTCGCCGTGGTGGCCAGCGGCCAGGACACCAAGGCCTTCGAGCAGGACCGGGTCATCATGACCTTGCAACTGGTGCTGCGTAACGCAGAACGGCTCGGCCGGCGGTTCGACCTCGTCGTCGTCGACGAGGCCCACCGGCTCTCCGGCGCGGGTGCGAAACGCACTCGTGAAGTTGTCGGCGAAGTCGTCGCCGCGGCGCCGCGTGCCCTGTTCCTGTCCGCCACTCCGGTACAGAACAATCTGCTGGAGCTCTACCGCCTGGTCGAACTCCTGCGCCCCGGCACCTTCGAATCAGAGTCCGACTTCGCCTACCGTTTCGTCGACCGCGGCGATCCGCGCCGGCCGGTCAACGCCGTCGAGCTCCGCAAGCTGATCAGCAGCGTGGTGGTGCGCACCACCCGCCAGCAAGCGGGAGTCGACCGGGTGCACCGGATGCCGCCGCAGGACCACGGCGTCGTGCTCACCCCTCCGGAGCGTCAGCTGTACGACCTCCTGCTGCACACGCTGCGGCACCGGATGACCGGCCCGGCCGACACCATGCGTCGCCGGCAGCTCGCGCTACGGCTGACGGCCTCCCCGCAGGCGGTGTCGCGCAGCGCGCTGCGCATGGCCGAGCGCGAACCCGACCGGCAGTTGCAGCAGGTCCTCAGCGAGATCGGCCACCTCGCCGGGGATATCAGGCATACCTCCCGCGAGCAGACCGCGCTGAACGTCGTCGAACGCTGGCTCGATGAGCATGGACGGGTGCTCCTGTTCACCCAACACACCGACACCCTCACCGGAATCCTCCGCCTGCTCGACGGCGCGGGCATCAGCGCCGCACCGTTCCATGGCGGCATGACCCACGCCGCCCGCAGCTCTTCGGTGGCTGACTTCCGCGCCGGCCGCGCACGGGTGCTGGTCTCCACGGACGCCGGCGCCGAGGGGCAGAACCTCCAGGTGAGCAACTGCGTACTGAACTACGACCTGCCATGGAACCCGATGCGGGTCGAACAACGCATCGGACGCGTCCACCGACTCACCCAGACCCGGGACGTGCATATCGCGAACCTCTTCGCCCGGAACACCCTCGACGAGGCGGTCTACCGACTGCTGCACGACAAGCTGGCCATGTTCGAGCTGCTCTTCGGTCAGGTGGTGACGGTGCTCGGCGAGTTGGAGGGCACCCAGGACGCCAGCATGGAAAGCCGCGTTCTGGACGCCCTCTACGCCAAGAGTGACGCCACCATGCAGCACCGACTGGACGAGCTGGGCGTGCAGCTCGAGGACGCGCGCAGCCGAGCAATGACCATGATGACCGCGGACGCTGGGCTCAGCGACTGGCTCGCCCAACGGAAAGAGGAACGGCGAGAGCGTGCCGCGCAGCCGGAGGCCCGGGAACTCCTGCCGCAGCAGTCCAACCGACCACGCCGCAGGCAGCAGGACCTCCAACAGTTCGTCAGTCGATTCCTGACATCGGCGGGAGCGACGCTGACGCAGCCCGCCGAGGGGCTGATCGTGGCGACCCTGCCCGAGGACCTCGCCTCAGCGATGGGTGACCGTCGAGAGCTCTTTCTCGCCTTCACCAACGCCGCGCTGGATCACCACCCGGAGGCGCAGCTCTGCGTTGTGGGATCTGAACTCTTCGATGAGTTGCTGGAGGTGCTGCGCGAACGCGGAGACCTGGCCGGCACGGTGGCCGCGATTCCCGACCTGCACCAGAAGCCGGTGCTCGCGCACAGCCTGGACGTCCAGTTGGTCAAGCGTCACGCGGAGCCGGTGGACGAATGGGCCGCGCGGGCCACGTACCGCGTGCAGGAGGGAGCCACCAGCGGTAACCAACAGCTGGTGACCGTCTCCGTCGGGCCGGCCGTCGACCTCAGCCAGGGCCGGGTGGCTCTGCCCGACGGTGCCCTGATGCCGTCGACGTTGTCAGAGAAGGCTGTCCTTGACGTCGTCGACCGAGAGGCGGCAGTGCAGCTGGAGCAGAACCTGCGGAAGGCTCGCGAAGCCGAGCAGCACCGCCAACAGCAGGCGCAGCAGGCCCTTGTCGCCAACCTCGAAGCGCAGCTCGCATCCGTGCAGAACAACTGGCAGAAGCGGCGCAACACCGAAGCGTACATAGAGCTGTGGGAGCGCGAGCGTCAGCTGACCCGAGCCATCGAGGCAGCCCGGCGCCCCGCCAGCGAACGGGTGGACGCCGAGCTGCGCGCCGAACTGCTCGCCCTCGAGATGCACGGCTCGGGCGAGCTTGTCGTGGTAGAGCGCTGGGAGCACCGCGGTGGTGTCGTCCGGGAAGTGCGGTACCCGTGGACCGGCGACCTCGCCCGGCACGGGCTGACCTGCGAGGCGACCGGCAAGCCACTCAAGACGCTGAGCCTGTGCGGCAGCGGCCACGTCATCGATCAATCCGCGCTCTCAGCCTGCCAGACCTGCGAAACCGCCTGGTGCGAGGCCTGCGGCCCAGACCGGGCCGTGCGCGCCTGCCGAGGCTGCGGCCGGGCGGCCTGCGCCACCTGCCGCGCCGATGGACCGCTCTGCTCCGGCTGCGCCCGGCCCGAGCGCGCGCCGGAGCTGGACGCGGACTGGGAGATCGGCTGGCGCTTGGGCGGCCGGGCGCACCTGCTGGTCGGTGAACGCCATGCGGTGCTGGTCAACGCAGACGGTGAACGGCACACGCTGGTGCCGGCGCCCGATGTCAAGGAGCCGGCTCGGACGCGAGTGCGAGCGCTGGCGCACCGACTCGGGCTGCCCGCCGGCGCGGGCCTGACCGCGGCGGCGCCTCAGGTCGCGCCGGCCGACCTGACCGTCGGCAGCGTGTGGGCCACTGTGTCGTCGTCAGCCTGGTGGACCTGGCAGCCCGACAACGGGGCAACCATCGACCCGGACCTCGTCGAGACGCTGCCGGAGATCGCCGGCCCGCCGGTCACCGCGGAAAACGAGGCCGGCTTCGGTGCGCTCCTGCCCGACCTGCGTCGCCGCCACCCGGCTCCGCCGGCCCCAGCCGTCGCCGTGATGCCGTTCGCGATCGTGCGACGCGTCGACATCCACGACGGGCAGTTCGTCTACCGCGAGATGTGGCACGACGGCGACCGGGCACCCCAGCTCGCGCGGGCCGATCGCGAGCCGCTGGTGGCCAGCCAGCACGAGGCGGCGCCATTCTGCCGGCCGGTCGCCGAGACCGTCGTCGGCCCGGTCAGTGTCGAGGTCGACGCGCTGCACCGCTCATACCTCTGCCTACTCACCGACGGGTCGGTCAGCCGGACCGTCTTCGTGCCGGGACTTCCCGGCGCGACCGTGCAGGCGGAGGAGCACCTGGCGCGAGCGGTCCATGCCGCCGGCCTGCCGGCGAATCGAGTGGTCGTCCGACACCCCTGGACGGCGCCACCGGCGGCGGGGCTGCGCTACAGCGCGGCTGCGCCGGGGGTCGTGGTGAAGCGGAAGGTGGAAACCCTCCGTAGGCTGATGGAAGCGACGACCGGTGAGCCGGAGACGGGATTCCTCTTCTCCGACAAGACCCGCGGTGAGTTCGCGACCGCTTCGCCCACCGATGACGAGGCTCTGCGTACCGTGCTCAATGCGCTCACGGAGCCGGCCACGTCGGTCTCCGTCGGCGACTGCATCACGGTCGACGAGAACTGGCGCTCCCCGCACGGCAACGCGGTTCGGCGATATGTGATCGCCCCTGCCCCACCACTGGCCACGGGCCTGCGTAACGAGCGGACGTTGATCAACCCGGGCGAGACGATCGCGGCCACGCTCGCCGACGGGCACCGGGCGCTCGGTGCCGTGTACGTCGACAGCGGCGGCCACCTCGTCGATCAGGAACAGGTAGCTGGCTGTCCGGTCTGCGCGCGGGCCTATGGGCCCTGCTGCGGTGAGAGCGGCGCCATCGCCGGCTGCTCGTCCTGCGACCGAGCCGCGTGCGGCAGTTGCCGGTCAAACGACCCGTCAACAGTCGTGGAGAGCCGGTGTGAGCGTTGCGGGGACCACTCGTGCGGCGAGTGCTCGCGCCGCCTTCCCGTGCACGCCTGCCACCTCTGTGGTCGAGATGTATGCCGATCCTGCGCTCCTGGCCCCGTCTGCGGTACCTGTCGCCAACTGGCCTCGGCACGTCGCGAGCAGATCGCGGCTCTCCCGTCGGACCTGTGCGCCGACGGTCTGACCGTACTCATCGGTGAGGACGACGGCGGGGTCGTCGCAGTGCTGCACGGCGCAACTCGGACGGAGATCGCCGTCATCTCGTCATCCACCGTGCAGCGGTGGGAGACTCTTGCCAGCGACGAGGAGAACCTCCTTCGCGTACGACTGGGTGTGGCCCGTCTCGCGGGCAACGGCGACGTCGCGCTACGGGCCATCGCCGGGGAGAATCCTGCCCTGGACGCCGATTGGCTGGTGCTCGCCCGCAGCCACAGCACCACCTTCCACTGGCAGGTGGACGGCGCCGAGGGCCGGCAAGCCGGCAGTGCCGCCGAGTTGAGCCACCTGCTGAGCACGGGCGACCTGAACGACGACCTTGTCGCTGCCTTCGACGAGGCGCTGCACGCCCATTCGGCGCTGCCCGTGCCGGCACCGGTCCCCGCACCTGCGGCGCGGCGTCAGGCGGTGCAGCGGCTCACCGCGAAACTCAACGTGCCCAAGCCCCGTGCCGTCGCCCACGCCTGTCGGCAGCACACCGACGTCACGCTCGCCCTGACGCCGAACGGTTTGACGCGCCGCCGAGCCGACGGTGGTGCGGTGCACGAGGAGCGAGCCGACTGGCATGCACCCGACAACGTGCCGGCCTGGGCCGGCAGCGGCTGGCACCCCGAGCCGGAGATTGTCGCTGCCGCTGTCCTGGACGATTGGACCGCCGTCGTCGCCGCGGTCGGCGGTCACGCTCTGCTCGGCCTCAAGCAGGATGGCGCGACACCGATCTGGCACCAGCTCAGCGATGGCAGCGAGGCGGACCTCAGTCGAGCGGCACTGGGCCGGGAACTGCTCGGTGAGCGGGCGCTCGTCTCGGTTGTCGCGCACACCCCGAAAGAGCAGATCCACGGTCCCGTGATCACTCAAGGCCGACTGCTCGCCCGTCGTACCACCCCAAGGGTGACCCGGCAGCCGGCGCAACCTCGGCAGCCGGCGGTGCTTGCCCCCGCGGCGGCCGTGGCCGCGATCATTCCGCACACCAGGCCGAGCGCCCCCCTGGGGGCCACCGGCCTGCCGCAAAAGATCGCGCGGGCACTGCGAGCCCGAGTCGTGGCCCACCTCGCTGCTGAGGTCGATGTCACGGTCGGGCTGGCAGTCGAGGAGCATTGGAGTCTGCCCACCGGCGCGACGATCACGGTCGTCTACGAGGTGCCGGCTGGACAAACTGTCGGCTATCTGGTGGACGCAGCCACGGGTGAACCCCTGCAGGAGGCAGCAGCGTGCCGGCGCCACCACCTCGCCAAGCGGCTGGAGGTGTGCAGCACCTGTCTGACCGCGACGTGCGCCGCGTGCACCGATGCCGTTCGTCCCTGTGCGCTGTGCCGGGGACGGCTCTGCGGTAGCTGCCCGGCGACCCCGGACGGCCGTTGCCCAGCCTGTCGCGACCTCAAGAAGGCGGGTTTGCTGGAGCGCCGGAAGCTCGGCGTTTCACTCCGAGGAGCGGCCTGGCACAGCGAGGCGACGCACGCGCGGATCATCGTCCGCCGGGACAAGGAGCAGTGGACGCTGGAGCGGTGGGACAAGGACGGACAGTGGGCGGACACTCTGAAGGGCGAAGCCCTGCCAGCCGTGATGCGCATGCTCGGTGAGGGCGAATGA